GCCCGAGGTTTTAAATCCTGGATATACCCCTTTATAAAATTTACCACGTTAGGTTTCCAGGATTTAGTCTCAAGCCAAGCTAAAAGCCGATCTCTAAATTTATCGAGAAGCAAAAACCAGTGCTTGGTATCTTTTAGAGTTAGGCTTTGGCCTGTGAGTTTTGATTTCGGGTTAATTAAATCGGTAGATTCATAGGATGAGCCGCATCTTTGACACTCATCGCCCCTTGCATTTTCATAGCCGCATTTAGGGCATGTCCCGACCACATAGCGATCTGCTAAAAAGCGATTGTCCTTCTCTGAAAAGAGTTGTTTAGTCGTCTTTTCTTCAATATAACCGTTTTTTAGTAGATTTAGAAAAAACACCTGAACAGGCTTTTGATGATAAGATGTGGTTGTTCTTGAAAAATGATCAAAGGAAAAATTTAATTTTTTAAATAAATTTTTATTGATTTCATGAAAAATGTCTACATGTTCTTTAGGGGTTCGATTAGCAAGATCCGCACTTAAAGTGATCGCAACCCCATATTCATCCGAACCGCAAATATATAAGACGTCATTTTTTTTTAATCTCTCGAATCTGGCATAGCAGTCCCCGGGCAAATAAGCGCCTGCAATATGGCCAAAATGCAGCGGGGCATTAGCATAAGGAAGCGCGGAGGTAATGAGAATTTTTTCTTTCATTTTTAACATTAACTTAGGTTTTTGATTTAAATCTCGATTTCTGGATAAAGTCTTTTTTCGAGTAGCTATATAAGGGTTTCTGCACCACCAAGACCTCAAAAGAAGTTCCCGGCACAATTTTCCACCCTACTAAGGTTTTTGTCTTTATATCCACATAAAGAGGTCCAGGCTTTACATAAACAAACTCTGAAGTCACATTTTTAGGGTTTGGATTCGGGCTGGATAGCTCTGTTTGAAAGCCTTCTAAAGATTTATGCGAGGCTCGTATATCTTCTTGCAACTCTTTGGATAAGCTTCCCCATGAGATATAATTTCCAGGGCACCTTTTTGTAATAAAGTTCCAGTCAACAATTGGTCTTCCTGTGAGGGTCACAGCATTTTGGAAAATCCGGCCTGTTTCTCTGCATATCATCGATCTTTTCATTAAAAAGATGCGGTTATCATAACCTCCTATTTCATAATGCAAAAACCGCATCACTTTTTCGATGCTGGAAATAGGTAAATCGCGTCCGAAACGCATTGGCTTTTGCGTGTAAGGGCTAAGACACCGGTCCTCTCTTCTAACCCAATAAAAATAAATGGCATAAGCAAAAAGGAAGACAAAACATAGGAGAATAAATAAGGAAAAGAGAACCACATCTAATTCGCTAACTGCAAGAAAAGACAGGTTCATTCTCATTCCTTAACACTAACCCTCTTTTGAAAAATCCAAGCGGAAGCACCGCTTAAAATTCTAAGGAAAATGATTTTTTTCTCGGGTCTTAGAGTTTTCTTTCTGATTTGTGACTTTTTCCACCCTTATCAAAATCAGACATGCTGACAAATTCGCGGGAGGAGGATTTAGAAGGGTTTTTTCTGTCGATGATGATTTCTTCTTCTACGACTTCAATAATGTCGTCATACTCATCTTCGCCATAGGCAATTTGCGCCAAAACTTCTGAGGCGACATTCTGTGATTCTTGGGCGAATCCGGCTTCACGGCCGCTTATTACAAAATGTCTTGCAAGTTTAATGGCATCTCTAACAAGCTCAAAAAGACTTCTTGATTTAGTATTGATCAAGATTTCATTGGTTAGGTTATCTTCAAATCGACTCATTTTCCGCCTATTAAAATAAATGTTTAAGAATATCTATAAAATACTAGCAAGTTTTAAAAGAAAATGAAAGTGAAAATCATAGAGTTTATTCTTTATTCTCTAAATTATATCTCTTTTACAAAAAGATGTCACTTCCAGACAAAATACTTTTAAGAAAACAGCTTAAGAAGGGAGAATATCAGCCCTATGAGCTTCCGCTATCAAAATACTTTGCAGAACACGATAGGCTGTGTCTAAATCGGCATTGATAATTTTATAGTCATAGAATCTTGCGCAAGCAATTTCTCTTTCCGCCCACTTGAGACGCTCTTTTATAATGGTTTCATTTTCAGTATTTCTCTCAATAAGCCTTCTTTTGAGCTCTTCAATAGAAGGCGGGATTAAGAAAATAAAAACAGCCTCAAGTTTTTCTTTTAATTGAAGGGCGCCTTGTGTATCAATCACTAATATAACATGTTTACCGGAAGAGAGTTCTTCTTCAACCCATTTTATTGAGGTCCCGTAATAATCCCCGTAAAGTTCAACATGCTCTAAAAAAGCTTTGTCTTCGATTTGCTTTTCAAATTCTTCTCTTGAAACAAAAAAATAGTCTACGCCATGCCTTTCTTTTGGTCTTGGAGCTCTTGTTGTAAAAGAAATACTTTGGGTCACATAAGGAAATTCACCTGCCAGTTTTTTTACAAGAGTAGTCTTTCCAGTTCCAGCTGGCGCGCTTATAATAAATAGAGTTCCCTCTTTTGAATTTCCAAATAGCTTTTCTTTCATTTTATTCGATATTCTGCAATTGCTCTTTTATCTTTTCGAGCTCTGACTTAAAATCTACTGTTAAAATGGATACTTTAGTTTCATTTGTTTTCGATGAGATCGTCGTGATCTCGCGATGGATTTCCTGGCAAATAAATTCTAATTTCTTTCCCTGCTGCGATTCATGCTCCATAGTCTTCAAAAAAAGATCGATATGGGACTTTAGCCTTACAATTTCCTCGGTGATGTCAGCTTTATCGGCTAGAAGGCAGGCCTCTCTTAAAACCCTCTCATCTGAGCTAACCCCCTCCGGGAGCATTTCCTTTATCCTTGCCTTTAACCTCTCATAAAGAAGCTCTCTCACATTTTCTGAATTATTTTCAATCAATGAAAGAAAATGTTTTAATTTTTCCATCCTGGCAAAGAGGTCTTCTTCTAAAACCCTACCCTCTTTTTCTTTGGATATTTGAAAAGCTTCCAAGGCCTCATCAAGAGCTGCAAAGAAAAAAGGCTCCATTTTTTCTTGAAAGGCAGGGTCTTCATCAAAAAGGATAAGATTGGATTCTTTTGGCAGCAACGCCAAGGCTATCTCTTTTTCCGCCAATCCGAATTCTTTAGCCATTTCCTTATAAACAGGTTTTAACTGTTCTAAAAAACCATTGTTTGCAGAAGCGACAAAGGGGGTATCCTTATTGAGCCGAAGTGAAACTTTAACAATCACTAAGCCTCTTGCCGTTTTCTTTTGCACCCTTTTTCTTATTTCCGGATCAAAAATTGAGATTTCCTTCGGCAAAAAAGTTTGCACCTCAAGATGTCTTCTATTTATTGAGGAAATCTCAATTAAGCATCTTCCTATAGAATCAACGTGATTTACTCGGCTAAATGCCGTCATACTTCTTAACATGGGGCCTTGTGACTTTCGAAAGCTTTCGGGAAATTATTCAATAATTGCAGTTATAATAAAATTTATAGAGGGTTGTTGTCAAATTAAACCCGTCTTTTCCCCGCCGCTTATAGGTAATAACGACCCATAGAAAACAGCCGTTCCATCTGAAAGCTCTTGCTCCTCTAAAAAGGGGTTAAGTTCTTCATTGAACTTTTTCTTTAAAGATATAATTCGCACCTTTCTTTCGGATTTAACCGCTTCTATAATTCTATTGCCCTGAACAAAAAGCATGACGTGGGTAATTCTTCCCCCAACCCCTTTTTCAGATGAAAACAAAAGATCCCCTGTTTTCAAGTCTGAAAATCGTTTTCGTTCACACTTAAGAAACTGATCATGGGCATTTCTCGGAATCGTTTTTCCAAAACTTCTAAATAAAAGATGAGTCAGACCCGAGCAATCTACTCCTTGCTCTTGACTTGGGTTTAAGCCTCCCCAAAAGTAAGGGATGTCGATCAAATCGATAGCTCGGGATAACAGCTCTTTGGGATGCAAAGGCTTAACTAAAGAATCAACAGAATTTCTTGAAATATAGCCAGTTTCCGAACCTAAGTTAAGCTTAAGCCACTCGCCATCAAGTTCACCAAAAAGCCTAGATCCAAGAGGTAACTTGCCAATTGTTAGACTTGTCTTGTTTTTATCAGCTTTAATTTCTGTCTCTACTTTTATCACACACCAATTCGGTTTTTTATCAATGATTGAAAAAGTTTCTTTTAAAACCCAACCTTGATAGGGAACCCATTGATTATTTTTAAAGACGGGCTGATTCAATAAGTCCACTAAAAACCAAGGGCCGGAAGCGTCTATAATCCGCACCTCTTCTCCTGATAAAATTTGACTTTCTTGCAATGGGTCGTTCCAATTGGAAGGCTCTCTTTTTTCTTTTAAAGCTCGTAAATCAGCTGGAACCTTAGGGTAAGGCAGGGTTGTAAACATGGCTCTCTTATAAATTTTTAATTGTTGTTTAGTAACATTGCGTTAAGTTATCTTAGTATTTCTCAATATTGAAACGATTTTTCTTATTTAATTAATAATTTTTATAATACGCCGCAACGTAAAAATAATAATGGTATAGTATGATCGAAAATCCTCCAGTTGTTAAAGCTAGACCCACTCTTCTACCTTATGTTGAACCAACGCCCGGGATATTAATCCGTGTCTGCGTTGTCATCGTTCAAATTGTAAAAAAGATCTTTTCGATCCTCTTTTTTTGGTGGCCTTCGAGACCAACTCTAACAAAAAGAGAACACATTGAAGCTTTAAAAGAAATTCAAAAAAAAGCTTATTCGGAAACCCCTTACGAACCCTTTAGTATTTCAAGAAACAGTACAAACTATTCTAGAGGATCCACAACCTTTCGCTACAGCCATCTTCTGAGCTATTTAAAATTAGAGTCATCTCAGAGCCTGCCTGCAGCCACCATTCCTGAAAATATAATTAAAAGTGATTATGAAGAGGTGGTTTTTCCGGAGCCCCTTCAAAAAATGAGACGATTTATGTCGGAATTTATTTCAGGCTGCACATCTTGCGCAATTGATAAAATTTTACCGCCTCTTGAGATGAAAGATGTCTATTTCGAACAAGTTAAGGAGTCCTTAAAACTACTCTCCTCTTTTATCATTCAAGTGGGAGGTCATATTAAAAATCCCGTTTTTGAAACCATGACAAAACATGGAATTCGAATTCATACAGAAGCCATCTTTCTTAAATCTCTAAAGAAAGTCCTTAATTGGCTTATTAAAGAAGACTCAAGCAGCACTAATTTAAAGCTAAATATTGTGAGTGATTTAAAAAAGAACGTCGATAAAAAAATTGAAGAGGGAAAATTAACTTTAAATTCGCCTTTTGAAGAGGAAAGACAAAGGATTATCAAAAAACTGGCTGAAATAGATGAGAAAAACGCTTCCCTGGATAAAAAGCCTCTTCTCCCTTCTATGCCTAAAAGAAAAAGAAAATCAAGCAATAGCCAAGAAAACCTTGCAAAAGAGAGAGAATCGTTAGAATTTGTAAAGGGAAAGATAGATAAAGAGATTACAGACTTAAAAGAAAAACATTTATACCTTGTAGTCAACTGGATATTTGATACCGGAAGGCCAAAAGAAATTGACCGGGAAGGCTTTATCGGGGAAATGATTGATGCTTACTATGAGGAATGCATTTCTCTTCTTGTAGACGCTAAAATCGACCTTTTGCTCTCTGATTTAAAACTTAAGATTGTCGATAAACTCCCCTCTATTATTGAAGTCACTTTAAAAAGAAATACCGCAATATTAACTGAAGAGCTATCGGGTCGGATTGCAGATTTATTCGTTCATATGGATTTATCAGAAATGATAGACAAGCTTACTCTTGCAATCGATCAGCACATCACAACCTTTATTCAAGCTAAAAATGATGTTAGAGAAGAGATAAAACATAGTTCGAGTGATAAAGAGCTCGAAGCCGAAGAACTAAATGCTATTGCCTATCAATTTGGAACCTATGAAACGGCGCACCCTGTGTTAAGACAAATCCTGACAATACCTAAGGGAAGATCGACAAGGACGTGGAATGGATCTAAAGAATTTAGCGAATGGAAAAAATCCCATGAACTTAATTTGCTAAATGACCTTGTCAAAAGGCTTGTAAGCTCTCTTCTTCCCTCCCGCGTAGAAGAAATTGATGGCAGAAGCCGAACCATTACAGGCCTTCAAAATCTCTGGAGACGGCTTGAACTTCCGGAAGAACTTAAAAATTTAGGAAAAGAGATCGAGCAATTCGTCAAGCATTTCCTGCCTGAAGAATTTACGTTTGCTGAAGATGTTAAAGAGCTTATTTCAAGATCTGCAGAACAGATCATTCCGACGATTATCGAAACTCATATCCAGCTTTTCTCTTCCCACTTGCTCTTTATGATGTTTGAGACTTTTATTACCCCTCAAGCCTTCAGTCAATTTATGGCGGATAGCCTGCTTCCTGTTTTAGAAGAGCAGTGTCAAGATATCTTAATGAGGAATGTTTATTGCAAAAGCTTAAACAAGCCAACTTCAACAATGGCGAGCAATCTAAACGAATTAAAACTTAAATTAACGGAATGCCAAAAAATCGAGGTGGCTTTTTTTGATTCTTTTAAAAGTTATTTTTTAAGCGATTCTTTAGCCGTTCTCCCTCTCACAAAAGAGGAAAAAACAGCCCTTTTAGAGACGTTTTTTAACATCATTACAACTACTGTAAAAAATACTCCACCAACCGCTAATTTACTGAAAACCATCTTAAGCCATCTTAGGGAAAATCAAATCCTTCAAAATTTTGGTCCCAAATCAATTTCCCAAGCCTTTTCACCTTTCCTTAAGCAGTCGGTTGAGCCCCTAAAACAATTACGGACTCTTGGAAATTTATTTCAGTTGAAAAGACAGGAAATCGCCTCTGAAATCTTTCACCTCATGGAATCAAAAATAAGCGAATACAAAAAAAATAGCGGCGATTTAAAAGAGGAAGCTTTTATTCAAAGAATTGCTCTTCCCTTTATTCATGAGCTGGAAAAAGTTTTAATACATGAATCCTTTAATGATATGACAGAAAGTGAGGCCGTCATCCTATACCTTACCGAGACTGTCCCGGGAGCTCAGGAAAAAGATTATTACTATGCGATGATAGATAAACTTTGTTTTAAAATTGGCGAATATGGAAGCTGGGTTGAAAAAGCGCTAGCTCTTGCTAAAAAGCCTATCAATCAATCCATTTCTGCTTCCTTACAACCTTTAAGAGAGGATTACGCCCTTATCGACCTTTTTGTCTCTAAACTTCAAAAAGCTTTTCCGGATAAAAAAGCTATTAAAACTTTATTAGAGAGAAGAGAAGAGCCCCCCTTATCTCCAAAATCCTTTGGCAGATCTCTTGATAAAGAGATCCATCGTATTTCAGGTCTTGTTCATGACATATTTAGATCTTATGCT
This genomic window from Criblamydia sequanensis CRIB-18 contains:
- a CDS encoding YicC/YloC family endoribonuclease gives rise to the protein MTAFSRVNHVDSIGRCLIEISSINRRHLEVQTFLPKEISIFDPEIRKRVQKKTARGLVIVKVSLRLNKDTPFVASANNGFLEQLKPVYKEMAKEFGLAEKEIALALLPKESNLILFDEDPAFQEKMEPFFFAALDEALEAFQISKEKEGRVLEEDLFARMEKLKHFLSLIENNSENVRELLYERLKARIKEMLPEGVSSDERVLREACLLADKADITEEIVRLKSHIDLFLKTMEHESQQGKKLEFICQEIHREITTISSKTNETKVSILTVDFKSELEKIKEQLQNIE
- a CDS encoding C40 family peptidase, whose protein sequence is MFTTLPYPKVPADLRALKEKREPSNWNDPLQESQILSGEEVRIIDASGPWFLVDLLNQPVFKNNQWVPYQGWVLKETFSIIDKKPNWCVIKVETEIKADKNKTSLTIGKLPLGSRLFGELDGEWLKLNLGSETGYISRNSVDSLVKPLHPKELLSRAIDLIDIPYFWGGLNPSQEQGVDCSGLTHLLFRSFGKTIPRNAHDQFLKCERKRFSDLKTGDLLFSSEKGVGGRITHVMLFVQGNRIIEAVKSERKVRIISLKKKFNEELNPFLEEQELSDGTAVFYGSLLPISGGEKTGLI
- the gmk gene encoding guanylate kinase, translated to MKEKLFGNSKEGTLFIISAPAGTGKTTLVKKLAGEFPYVTQSISFTTRAPRPKERHGVDYFFVSREEFEKQIEDKAFLEHVELYGDYYGTSIKWVEEELSSGKHVILVIDTQGALQLKEKLEAVFIFLIPPSIEELKRRLIERNTENETIIKERLKWAEREIACARFYDYKIINADLDTAYRVLQSILIAEAHRADILPS